A window of the Sphaerobacter thermophilus DSM 20745 genome harbors these coding sequences:
- a CDS encoding DUF1326 domain-containing protein: MAYELEGRLLEVCDCNVLCPCWIGEDPDNGTCDSMQAYHIDRGTIEGVDVSGLTVAEIDHIPGNILEGNIHGVFFIDDAATPEQAEVLMRAWSGELGGPLADVAGLYGEILWQRAPITFTVEGGKGTLTIGSMAEATMEPYRGPTGEVTTLNESIFSTIPGSPAFVAKAEHYRRESSRDYGLPDVNLRGHNAIQGYFHFKA; this comes from the coding sequence ATGGCGTACGAGCTTGAAGGCCGGCTGCTCGAAGTCTGTGACTGCAACGTCCTCTGCCCATGCTGGATCGGCGAGGACCCGGACAACGGGACCTGCGACTCGATGCAGGCCTACCACATCGACCGGGGCACGATCGAGGGCGTGGACGTCTCGGGGCTGACGGTGGCCGAGATTGATCACATCCCCGGTAACATCCTGGAGGGCAACATCCACGGCGTGTTCTTCATCGACGACGCCGCTACGCCGGAGCAGGCAGAGGTGCTCATGCGGGCGTGGTCGGGCGAGCTTGGCGGGCCGCTGGCGGATGTGGCCGGGCTCTATGGCGAGATCCTGTGGCAGCGGGCGCCGATCACCTTCACGGTGGAGGGCGGGAAAGGCACGCTGACCATCGGCTCGATGGCCGAAGCGACGATGGAGCCGTACCGCGGCCCCACCGGCGAGGTGACGACTCTGAACGAGAGCATCTTCTCCACGATCCCCGGTTCCCCCGCGTTCGTCGCCAAGGCCGAGCACTACCGACGCGAGTCGTCGCGCGATTACGGCCTGCCGGACGTGAATCTGCGGGGGCACAACGCCATCCAGGGCTACTTCCACTTCAAAGCGTAA
- a CDS encoding DUF429 domain-containing protein, with amino-acid sequence MRRVYGVDFSGARDAGQRIWIARGAIVDGTLRIEACYRAADLPGGEAAREPALAALRRLITAEPNAAVGLDFPFGLPAALVPEGGWESFARGFARRYPDADTFRRACVAAAGGRELRRLTDIEAATPFSPYNLRIYRQTYTGIRDLLAPLVAAGVACVVPMQPALPGRAWLLEVCPASTLKRDGRYAPYKGRGEARRAGRARILEALACVERVAVPDKVRRAALDDAGGDALDSLLAAVAAFRAITDPAFPGPRDGRYVREGRVYV; translated from the coding sequence GTGCGTCGCGTTTACGGGGTCGACTTCAGCGGGGCGAGGGACGCCGGGCAGCGGATCTGGATCGCGCGCGGCGCAATCGTGGACGGTACCCTTCGGATCGAGGCGTGCTACCGGGCGGCGGACCTGCCGGGCGGAGAGGCTGCGCGGGAACCGGCGCTGGCGGCGCTACGACGGCTCATCACGGCAGAACCCAACGCAGCCGTCGGGCTCGATTTTCCCTTCGGGCTACCGGCAGCGCTGGTCCCCGAGGGAGGCTGGGAGTCGTTCGCGCGCGGGTTCGCCCGGCGGTACCCCGACGCCGATACCTTCCGCCGCGCCTGTGTCGCCGCGGCCGGTGGGCGAGAGTTGCGCCGGTTGACCGACATCGAGGCGGCAACCCCGTTCTCTCCGTACAATCTCCGGATCTACCGGCAGACCTACACCGGCATCCGCGACCTGCTGGCCCCGCTGGTGGCCGCCGGGGTCGCCTGCGTCGTCCCGATGCAGCCTGCGTTGCCGGGGCGTGCCTGGCTGCTGGAGGTCTGTCCGGCGTCGACGCTCAAACGGGACGGCCGCTATGCTCCCTACAAAGGACGGGGTGAGGCGCGCCGCGCCGGCCGGGCCCGGATCCTGGAGGCGCTCGCGTGTGTGGAGCGGGTTGCCGTGCCAGACAAGGTCCGGCGCGCTGCGCTCGACGACGCTGGCGGTGACGCGCTCGACAGCCTGCTCGCCGCAGTCGCGGCCTTCCGGGCCATCACCGACCCGGCGTTTCCCGGGCCGCGCGATGGCCGGTACGTGCGCGAAGGCCGGGTGTATGTGTAA
- a CDS encoding DUF1648 domain-containing protein → MTATSSKREQRPVLDLPRSSFEIVGELLALIGIIVTVAILLYAWPDLPDRVPTHFGVTGEPDSWGSKTSVLFPPLVMMALYAGLTILNRFPHIFNYPRVITEENAPRQYRLARTLMTWLKAELVWLFAFLEWSIVRTAQGESTGIGVVFLPVMLIVLFGTLGIYFWVSARKA, encoded by the coding sequence ATGACTGCGACGTCCTCGAAGCGAGAACAGCGACCGGTGCTCGACCTGCCGCGATCGTCGTTCGAGATCGTGGGGGAGTTGCTGGCCCTGATCGGCATCATCGTCACCGTTGCCATCCTGCTGTATGCCTGGCCCGACCTGCCCGACCGGGTTCCGACGCACTTTGGCGTGACCGGGGAGCCGGACTCCTGGGGGTCTAAGACGTCTGTCCTCTTCCCGCCGCTCGTGATGATGGCGCTCTATGCCGGGCTAACGATCCTGAATCGGTTCCCGCACATCTTCAACTATCCCCGGGTGATCACCGAGGAGAACGCGCCGCGGCAGTACCGATTGGCGCGCACGCTGATGACCTGGCTGAAGGCGGAGCTGGTCTGGCTCTTCGCATTCCTCGAGTGGAGCATCGTCCGGACGGCGCAGGGGGAGTCGACGGGCATCGGCGTCGTTTTTCTGCCGGTCATGCTCATCGTCTTGTTCGGCACGCTCGGTATCTACTTCTGGGTCTCGGCGCGGAAGGCGTAA
- a CDS encoding pyrimidine dimer DNA glycosylase/endonuclease V has translation MRIWDLPPECLCRQHLLGEHRELHALWSVLTEGKPGFANHPETRRWRGKLKALFLRHDQLVAEMQRRGYQHRSPLPAALATGAAVQTEYVDTPEEQRRLLREKGCGCGV, from the coding sequence ATGCGCATCTGGGATCTCCCGCCCGAGTGCCTCTGTCGCCAGCATCTCCTCGGCGAGCACCGTGAGTTGCACGCACTCTGGTCGGTCCTGACGGAGGGGAAGCCGGGATTCGCCAACCACCCGGAGACGCGCCGCTGGCGTGGCAAGCTCAAAGCCCTCTTCCTGCGGCACGACCAACTTGTTGCCGAGATGCAGCGTCGCGGCTACCAACACCGCAGCCCCCTCCCCGCCGCTCTCGCTACCGGCGCCGCTGTCCAGACCGAGTACGTCGACACTCCCGAGGAACAGCGCCGCCTCCTCCGCGAGAAGGGGTGCGGGTGTGGGGTGTAG
- a CDS encoding GNAT family N-acetyltransferase — protein MTTIRAETPADAEAISEVNRLAFGRENEARLVEAIRDTPGFIPGLSLVAERDGRVVGHILFSRIAIRTDKGQEVPALALAPVAVLPEYQGQGIGSTLIRAGLDRARALGHRIVVVVGHPDYYPRFGFTSARAQGLEAPFPVSDPAFMALALTPGALDGVHGLVVYPEAFEGV, from the coding sequence ATGACAACGATCCGGGCCGAGACACCGGCCGACGCCGAGGCGATCTCCGAGGTCAACCGGCTCGCGTTCGGCCGCGAGAACGAGGCGCGGCTGGTCGAGGCGATCCGCGACACACCGGGGTTCATCCCGGGGCTCTCACTCGTCGCCGAGCGCGACGGCCGTGTCGTCGGCCACATCCTCTTCAGCCGGATCGCGATCCGCACCGACAAGGGGCAGGAGGTTCCGGCACTGGCCCTCGCGCCGGTCGCCGTGCTACCGGAGTACCAGGGTCAGGGAATCGGCTCCACACTGATCCGCGCCGGGCTCGACCGTGCCCGCGCCCTCGGCCACCGGATCGTGGTCGTAGTCGGCCACCCCGACTACTACCCCCGCTTCGGCTTCACCTCAGCCCGGGCGCAAGGGCTGGAAGCCCCCTTCCCGGTCTCCGACCCCGCCTTCATGGCCCTCGCCCTCACGCCCGGCGCGCTCGATGGCGTTCACGGGCTCGTGGTCTATCCGGAGGCGTTTGAGGGGGTGTGA
- a CDS encoding DNA polymerase III subunit alpha, producing MGREHRYVELHLHTAYSFLDGASLPEEIIARASELGYRALAITDHDGLHGAMEFAQLARAADIQPITGAELTLADGSHLTLLAESVTGYGNLCRLITAAHHAGEDRVPRLDPDLLPRHAEGLILLTGCRQGALARLVDAGDLAGAEGLLRRYVEWFGAENVVVELQQNLVYGDTRRVRLLVELAERLGLRYAATGNVHYHRPERHRLQDVLVAIRERTTLDGAHRARRANAEFYLRAAEEVAVLFDRYPAALEATLEIAERCAGFDLTRDLAYRFPDYPTAPGETPDDLLARICREALAERYPEPERRAAAEARLAEELRLIARHRLAGFFLLYRDLLLLAQEVAAEVRGTDTPRAGGNLPPGRGRGSSVSSIVCYLIGLSHVDPLAHGLFLGRFLNEDLRSVPDIDLDFPRDIRERLIERVYEVYGPEHAALVCAFSTYKLRSAVRDIGKALGLPQPDIDKIAKLSEARSAKDLGEELARIPEFAARRDAPPLRYLVELAEELAGFPRHVTQHVGGMIVSSSPLVELVPIQPAAMPGRYLCQWDKDSCDDARFIKIDFLALGMLSLVEECLELIVRSGKPPVDLSRIDFADPAVYDMICAGDTIGVFQIESRAQIQMLPRTQPRSLEDLIVQVAIVRPGPIVGKAVNPYVQNRQRRMRNPRAPIRYDHPSLEPVLEETLGVILYQEQVLEVAMVLAGFTAGQAEALRRAMSRKRSREAMLHFWRQFRDGALARGVRLEVAKEVFRKLLGFAEYGFPKSHSAAFAVLAYQSAWLRCYYPTEFTCALFNNQPMGFYPPHVIVNDAKRHGVRILPPDVNQSGARCTVEGNAVRIGFGYVQGIGEDAALLIEREREANGPYRSLADFVRRVPLAREAVENLIVVGAFDGFGLGRREALWQLGLFIPARGFGKNGAAGKQLPLALPVEQDMVELRPMSAWEQMAADYDTLGLSPRYHPLGLLRPHLPEAIVSTVDLAEIPDGTEVRVAGLVVCRQRPGTAKGITFLLLEDERGLVNVIIYPALYEEQRLLVRGEPFLVVEGRLQRRDGTINLVAHRLHTLDAARRAFAPAPSPSVHEAGPIFPERKPDRRLAPVSHDFR from the coding sequence ATGGGACGTGAACATCGCTATGTGGAGTTGCACCTCCACACCGCGTACTCGTTCCTCGACGGCGCCTCGTTGCCGGAGGAGATCATTGCGCGTGCCTCGGAGCTTGGCTATCGGGCGCTGGCTATCACCGACCACGATGGCCTCCACGGCGCGATGGAGTTCGCCCAGTTGGCGCGTGCGGCGGACATCCAGCCGATCACCGGCGCCGAGCTGACCCTGGCCGACGGCTCGCACCTGACGCTGCTGGCGGAGTCGGTGACCGGTTACGGGAACCTCTGTCGCCTGATCACGGCCGCGCACCATGCAGGGGAGGACCGCGTGCCCCGGCTCGATCCCGACCTGCTGCCCCGGCACGCCGAGGGGTTGATCCTGCTCACCGGCTGCCGGCAGGGGGCGCTGGCGCGGCTGGTGGATGCCGGAGATCTGGCCGGGGCGGAGGGGCTGCTGCGGCGGTACGTGGAGTGGTTCGGGGCGGAGAATGTCGTCGTTGAGCTGCAGCAGAACCTGGTCTACGGCGATACCCGGCGTGTCCGGCTGCTGGTGGAGCTAGCGGAACGCCTGGGCCTGCGCTACGCCGCGACGGGGAATGTCCACTACCACCGGCCGGAGCGGCACCGCCTGCAGGATGTGCTGGTGGCGATCCGCGAGCGGACGACGCTCGACGGGGCGCACCGGGCGCGGCGGGCCAACGCGGAGTTCTACCTGCGTGCCGCCGAGGAGGTCGCCGTACTCTTCGACCGCTACCCGGCGGCGCTGGAGGCGACGCTGGAGATCGCCGAGCGCTGCGCCGGGTTCGATCTGACGCGGGATCTCGCCTATCGCTTCCCCGACTACCCGACGGCGCCGGGGGAGACGCCCGACGACCTGCTGGCGCGGATCTGCCGGGAGGCGCTGGCCGAGCGCTACCCGGAGCCGGAGCGGCGCGCGGCGGCTGAGGCACGGCTGGCGGAGGAGTTACGGCTGATCGCCCGGCACCGGCTGGCCGGCTTCTTCCTGCTCTACCGCGACCTGTTGCTGCTGGCGCAGGAGGTGGCGGCCGAGGTGCGTGGGACGGACACGCCGCGTGCGGGCGGGAACCTGCCGCCCGGGCGAGGGCGCGGTTCGTCGGTCAGCTCGATCGTCTGCTACCTGATCGGCCTGTCGCACGTCGACCCGCTGGCGCACGGGCTCTTCCTCGGTCGCTTCCTCAACGAGGATCTGCGCTCGGTGCCGGACATCGACCTCGACTTCCCGCGCGACATCCGCGAGCGGCTGATCGAGCGGGTCTACGAGGTGTACGGCCCGGAGCATGCCGCGCTCGTCTGCGCGTTCTCCACGTACAAGCTGCGCAGCGCGGTGCGCGACATCGGCAAGGCGCTCGGCCTTCCCCAGCCCGACATCGACAAGATCGCCAAGCTGAGCGAGGCGCGCTCGGCGAAGGATCTGGGGGAGGAGCTGGCGCGTATCCCGGAGTTCGCCGCGCGGCGGGACGCGCCACCGCTGCGCTATCTGGTGGAGCTGGCTGAGGAGCTGGCCGGCTTCCCCCGCCACGTCACCCAGCACGTCGGCGGGATGATCGTTTCCTCTTCGCCGCTGGTGGAGCTGGTGCCGATCCAGCCGGCCGCCATGCCGGGGCGCTACCTCTGCCAGTGGGACAAGGACTCCTGCGACGACGCCCGCTTCATCAAGATCGACTTCCTGGCGCTGGGGATGCTCTCGCTGGTCGAGGAGTGCCTGGAGTTGATCGTCCGCTCGGGCAAGCCGCCGGTGGATCTCTCGCGGATCGACTTCGCCGACCCGGCGGTCTACGACATGATCTGCGCCGGGGACACCATCGGCGTGTTCCAGATCGAGAGCCGGGCGCAGATCCAGATGCTGCCGCGCACCCAGCCGCGCTCGCTGGAGGACCTGATCGTCCAGGTGGCGATCGTCCGTCCCGGCCCGATCGTCGGCAAGGCGGTCAATCCCTACGTGCAGAACCGCCAGCGGCGGATGCGCAACCCCCGGGCACCGATCCGCTACGACCACCCGTCGCTGGAGCCGGTGCTGGAGGAGACGCTAGGGGTGATCCTCTACCAGGAGCAGGTGCTGGAGGTGGCGATGGTGCTGGCCGGGTTCACCGCCGGGCAGGCCGAGGCACTGCGCCGGGCCATGAGCCGCAAGCGCTCGCGCGAGGCGATGCTCCACTTCTGGCGCCAGTTCCGGGATGGGGCGCTGGCGCGGGGGGTGCGCCTGGAGGTCGCCAAGGAGGTGTTCCGCAAGTTGCTGGGCTTCGCCGAGTATGGTTTCCCCAAGAGCCACTCGGCGGCGTTCGCCGTGCTCGCCTACCAGTCGGCCTGGCTGCGGTGCTACTACCCGACCGAGTTCACCTGTGCGCTGTTCAATAACCAGCCGATGGGGTTCTACCCGCCCCACGTGATCGTCAACGACGCCAAGCGGCACGGCGTGCGTATCCTCCCGCCCGACGTGAACCAGAGCGGCGCGCGCTGCACCGTCGAGGGGAACGCCGTGCGCATCGGCTTCGGCTATGTCCAGGGGATCGGCGAGGATGCCGCGCTGCTGATCGAGCGGGAACGGGAGGCAAACGGCCCCTACCGCTCGCTGGCCGACTTCGTCCGCCGAGTGCCGCTGGCGCGGGAGGCGGTCGAGAATCTGATCGTGGTCGGCGCGTTCGATGGCTTCGGCTTGGGGCGCCGGGAGGCGCTCTGGCAACTCGGCCTGTTCATCCCGGCGCGAGGATTCGGGAAGAACGGGGCTGCCGGGAAGCAGCTCCCGCTGGCGCTGCCGGTGGAGCAGGACATGGTGGAACTGCGGCCGATGAGCGCCTGGGAGCAGATGGCGGCGGACTACGACACGCTGGGCCTCTCGCCCCGCTACCACCCGCTTGGACTCCTCCGCCCGCACCTGCCGGAGGCGATCGTCTCCACAGTCGATCTGGCGGAGATTCCCGACGGGACCGAGGTGCGGGTCGCGGGGTTGGTCGTCTGCCGCCAGCGCCCGGGGACGGCCAAGGGGATCACCTTCCTGTTGCTGGAGGACGAGCGAGGTCTGGTGAACGTCATCATCTACCCGGCGCTCTACGAGGAGCAGCGGCTGCTGGTGCGGGGCGAGCCGTTCCTGGTGGTCGAGGGGCGTCTGCAGCGGCGCGACGGGACGATCAACCTCGTCGCCCACCGCCTGCACACGCTCGACGCGGCGCGCCGGGCCTTCGCTCCGGCGCCGTCGCCATCTGTCCACGAGGCCGGCCCCATCTTCCCCGAGCGCAAGCCCGACCGCCGGCTCGCTCCCGTCTCGCACGACTTCCGGTAA
- a CDS encoding ATP-dependent nuclease, which translates to MRLTSFRVQYFRNIIDSTTVEVQPDITCLVGKNESGKSALLEALYMLNPAYPAAFDQSEHYPRWIWADDRKRGVVDAVVPITASFELEQDDLRAVEDRFGPEVLSGSTFEVSKTYSGAVVAKCHANEQAIVTNTLNRLNVGSATRKRLRSCHDFDALLTKLAQLSNVDDLSEEEKSDLRRIKEEISKVPGSGRTVHDAVADLLRHRMPLFFYFSEYSILEGRIDLADLAKSDNGHPNSSSKQTARALLKLAGTDLNALRDDNYEIRKAELEAVSNHLTRQVFQYWKQNRELSVNLDLDKVVRHGPKGSPVVARYLDVRVHDRRYGYTNNFGQRSSGFQWFFSFFAAFSEFEHSDEKVIVLLDEPALGLHGRAQHDFLRFIEERLAPKVQVLYTTHSPFMVQMGRLERVRIVEDKGADRGAVVSADVLGLDRDSLFPLQAAIGYDIAQSLFVGPDNLVVEGTSDFTYLTLISEHLRSQGRAGLDERWRILPAGGATNIPAFVALVGPHLDVTVVADSGAQGMQRLLEMAQRGLLEDQRLITIGSVTGSKYADIEDLFDPEDYLELVNGAFATTITLKDLPPGDRIVKRVEQALGRDFDHRLPADYLLRNRDKLCSKLRPATLDRFEQLFQRINETLM; encoded by the coding sequence ATGCGCCTTACGAGCTTCCGTGTTCAGTATTTCCGTAACATCATTGATTCCACTACTGTAGAAGTTCAGCCTGACATTACGTGCCTCGTCGGTAAGAATGAATCAGGCAAGAGTGCACTTCTTGAGGCATTGTACATGCTGAATCCCGCTTATCCGGCCGCGTTCGATCAAAGCGAGCACTACCCTCGCTGGATTTGGGCTGATGATCGCAAGCGAGGTGTCGTCGACGCGGTGGTGCCTATTACTGCTTCATTCGAACTAGAACAAGATGACTTGCGTGCTGTTGAAGACCGCTTCGGCCCTGAAGTCCTCTCTGGGTCTACCTTTGAGGTCTCCAAGACCTATAGCGGTGCAGTCGTGGCTAAGTGCCACGCAAATGAGCAGGCAATCGTAACAAACACGCTGAACCGGCTCAACGTTGGCAGTGCCACGCGCAAACGCTTGAGGAGTTGTCACGACTTCGACGCCTTGCTAACCAAGCTCGCGCAGCTGAGTAATGTGGACGACCTGTCTGAGGAGGAGAAATCCGATCTCCGTCGCATCAAGGAGGAGATCTCCAAGGTACCAGGATCCGGCCGAACAGTGCACGACGCAGTGGCAGACCTTCTGCGTCACCGGATGCCTTTGTTTTTCTACTTCAGCGAGTACAGTATTCTCGAAGGGCGCATCGATCTCGCCGACCTTGCCAAGTCCGACAATGGCCACCCAAACTCAAGCTCCAAGCAGACGGCGCGCGCACTGCTGAAGCTAGCGGGTACTGACTTGAACGCGCTTCGCGACGACAACTACGAGATTCGCAAGGCCGAGTTGGAGGCCGTTTCCAACCACCTAACTAGACAAGTCTTTCAGTACTGGAAACAAAATCGAGAGTTGAGTGTGAACCTGGATCTCGATAAGGTGGTAAGACACGGACCGAAAGGATCCCCTGTCGTTGCTCGCTACCTCGATGTTCGCGTTCACGATCGGCGTTACGGCTATACCAATAACTTCGGGCAACGTTCGTCTGGATTTCAGTGGTTCTTCTCCTTCTTTGCCGCGTTCAGTGAGTTTGAACATAGTGATGAGAAAGTGATCGTGCTCCTGGATGAACCAGCGCTCGGCCTCCACGGACGCGCTCAGCACGACTTCCTCCGCTTCATCGAGGAGCGCTTGGCGCCAAAGGTTCAAGTGCTCTATACCACGCACTCACCATTCATGGTCCAGATGGGGCGGCTTGAACGAGTTCGTATCGTGGAGGACAAGGGGGCGGATAGGGGCGCTGTTGTATCGGCGGATGTCTTAGGCTTAGACCGCGACAGTCTCTTCCCTCTTCAGGCAGCTATCGGTTACGACATCGCGCAGAGCCTATTCGTTGGGCCGGACAACCTTGTGGTAGAGGGAACGTCGGACTTCACGTACTTGACGCTTATTAGCGAGCATCTACGCTCACAGGGGCGTGCGGGGCTGGATGAGCGCTGGCGAATTCTTCCCGCTGGTGGTGCAACCAATATCCCAGCGTTTGTGGCTCTCGTCGGTCCACATCTCGATGTTACTGTCGTAGCCGATTCGGGTGCCCAAGGGATGCAACGCCTGCTCGAAATGGCCCAGCGGGGCCTTCTCGAGGACCAGCGACTCATCACCATTGGATCGGTGACCGGATCTAAGTACGCTGACATCGAGGATCTCTTTGATCCCGAAGACTACTTGGAACTCGTCAACGGTGCCTTTGCGACGACGATCACCCTTAAGGATCTTCCACCGGGTGACCGGATCGTGAAGCGTGTAGAGCAGGCCCTTGGCCGTGACTTTGATCATCGCCTTCCGGCGGACTATCTCTTGCGCAACCGTGACAAGTTGTGTTCCAAACTACGGCCCGCAACTCTGGATAGGTTCGAGCAACTCTTTCAGCGAATCAATGAGACGCTGATGTAA
- a CDS encoding alpha-ketoacid dehydrogenase subunit beta: MREITYADALNEALREEMERDPRIVLLGEDIGEYGGVFKVTRGLLDTFGPDRVRDTPISETGFIGAAIGMAMTGMRPVVEVMWVDFTLVAMDQILNQAAKLRYMSGGQARVPLVIRTQQGGGRGNGAQHSQSLEVLFAHIPGLKVVLPATPRDAKGLLKFALRQDDPTVFLEHKMLYFTRGEVPDEEYVIPFGQAEVVVPGSDITIVSWSRSLLRAVEAAQALRDDGIAAEVIDLRTLVPLDMETIYRSVRKTNRLVVVHEAHRSFGPGAEIAARVQEELFTELDAPVTRIATPDIPIPYSRAVEAAILPSTQTIIEAVRSTLARV, translated from the coding sequence ATGCGTGAGATCACCTATGCAGACGCGCTGAACGAGGCGCTCCGGGAGGAGATGGAGCGGGATCCGCGGATCGTCCTGCTCGGCGAGGATATCGGTGAGTACGGTGGGGTCTTCAAGGTGACCCGCGGACTCCTGGACACGTTCGGCCCCGATCGGGTGCGGGACACGCCTATCTCCGAGACCGGCTTCATCGGCGCGGCGATCGGCATGGCGATGACCGGGATGCGACCGGTCGTCGAGGTGATGTGGGTCGATTTCACCCTGGTCGCCATGGATCAGATCCTCAACCAGGCAGCGAAGCTGCGCTACATGTCGGGCGGGCAAGCCCGGGTCCCCCTCGTGATCCGCACGCAGCAGGGGGGTGGACGCGGCAACGGTGCCCAGCACTCGCAATCGCTCGAGGTGCTGTTCGCCCACATCCCCGGGCTGAAGGTCGTCCTCCCCGCTACCCCGCGAGACGCGAAGGGGCTGCTCAAGTTCGCCCTGCGCCAGGACGACCCGACCGTCTTCCTGGAGCACAAGATGCTCTACTTCACGCGCGGCGAGGTTCCGGATGAGGAGTATGTGATTCCCTTCGGCCAGGCCGAGGTCGTTGTACCCGGGTCCGACATCACCATCGTGTCCTGGTCGCGCTCGCTGCTGCGGGCGGTCGAGGCGGCTCAGGCGCTGCGCGACGACGGCATCGCGGCGGAGGTCATCGACCTGCGCACCCTGGTCCCGCTCGACATGGAGACGATCTACCGCTCGGTCCGCAAGACCAACCGGCTGGTGGTGGTCCACGAGGCGCACCGGAGCTTCGGGCCGGGCGCGGAGATCGCGGCGCGGGTCCAGGAGGAGCTCTTTACCGAACTCGACGCACCAGTCACCCGCATCGCCACGCCGGATATTCCGATCCCCTACAGCCGCGCGGTCGAGGCGGCGATCCTTCCGTCAACGCAGACCATCATCGAAGCGGTGCGCAGTACCCTCGCCCGCGTTTGA
- a CDS encoding thiamine pyrophosphate-dependent dehydrogenase E1 component subunit alpha encodes MSSETRAERLLDFYRRMLQLRRFEERSIELYQQGLMGGSLHVGIGQEAVAVGVCAALRPDDYMTNTYRGRPQFLAKGADPGRTMAELLGRRDGYCRGKGGPMHVTAVELGCLGANAIVGAGVPIAVGAALSAKMQGSDRVAVTFFGEGATNQGAWHEAMNLAAVWQAPVVLVLENNQYAEMTPIRRTVRIERLADRATAYGIPAVIVDGMDVEAVHAAAVVAVARARSGGGPTLIEAQTYRFKGHMIGDSEVYRTREEVTEWMARDPLRLSRQKLIELGVAEDALDRAEREVERWIEEAVAFALASPEPTVESAFEDVWVSPSS; translated from the coding sequence ATGTCAAGCGAGACGCGAGCAGAGCGACTGCTGGACTTCTACCGCCGCATGCTCCAGCTACGGCGGTTCGAGGAGCGCTCCATCGAGCTGTATCAGCAGGGACTGATGGGCGGCTCGCTGCACGTCGGCATTGGCCAGGAAGCGGTGGCCGTCGGAGTCTGCGCCGCGCTCCGTCCCGACGACTACATGACGAACACCTACCGGGGGCGCCCCCAGTTCCTGGCCAAGGGTGCCGACCCGGGCAGGACGATGGCCGAGCTGCTGGGCCGGCGCGATGGCTACTGCCGAGGCAAGGGGGGGCCGATGCACGTCACCGCCGTGGAGCTGGGGTGCCTCGGCGCGAACGCTATCGTGGGCGCGGGCGTGCCGATCGCTGTCGGCGCCGCGCTCTCGGCCAAGATGCAGGGGAGCGATCGCGTCGCGGTCACATTCTTCGGGGAGGGAGCGACGAACCAGGGTGCCTGGCATGAGGCGATGAACCTGGCCGCCGTCTGGCAAGCACCGGTCGTGCTGGTGCTCGAGAACAACCAGTACGCCGAGATGACCCCCATCCGGCGCACGGTGCGGATCGAGCGTCTGGCGGATCGGGCAACGGCCTACGGCATCCCCGCGGTGATCGTCGATGGGATGGACGTCGAGGCGGTCCATGCGGCGGCGGTGGTAGCCGTCGCGCGTGCCCGGAGCGGCGGCGGCCCAACCCTGATCGAGGCCCAGACCTATCGCTTCAAGGGTCACATGATCGGCGACTCCGAGGTCTACCGGACCCGTGAGGAGGTGACGGAGTGGATGGCGCGCGACCCGCTCCGGCTGAGTCGGCAGAAGCTCATCGAGCTGGGCGTCGCTGAGGACGCGCTGGATCGCGCCGAGCGCGAGGTCGAGCGCTGGATCGAAGAGGCGGTGGCGTTCGCCCTGGCAAGCCCCGAGCCGACGGTTGAGTCGGCGTTCGAGGATGTGTGGGTGTCACCGAGCAGCTAA
- a CDS encoding (2Fe-2S)-binding protein, with protein MSAEVTTRQRISVTVNGVTHERDVDVRRLLADFLRYDLGLTGTHVGCEQGVCGACTVLLDGEAVRSCITMAVQADGCSITTIEGLAPGPGELHPIQQAFWEHHGLQCGFCTPGFVISAYAFLQDNPRPSRDEIREALSGNLCRCTGYKNIVDAVEAVAEAMAATARTGD; from the coding sequence GTGAGCGCGGAAGTGACGACCCGGCAACGGATCTCGGTCACGGTCAACGGCGTCACGCACGAGCGCGATGTCGACGTGCGGCGGCTGCTCGCCGACTTCCTTCGATATGACCTGGGCCTGACGGGTACGCACGTCGGCTGCGAGCAGGGCGTCTGCGGCGCCTGCACCGTTCTACTGGACGGCGAGGCCGTGCGCTCCTGCATCACCATGGCAGTCCAGGCAGACGGCTGCTCCATTACCACGATCGAGGGGCTGGCTCCGGGGCCGGGCGAGCTCCACCCGATCCAGCAGGCGTTCTGGGAGCACCACGGCCTGCAATGCGGCTTCTGCACCCCCGGGTTCGTGATCTCCGCATACGCCTTCTTGCAGGACAATCCCCGGCCCAGTCGCGACGAGATTCGGGAGGCGCTGTCCGGCAATCTCTGCCGCTGCACCGGCTACAAGAACATCGTCGACGCGGTTGAGGCGGTCGCGGAGGCAATGGCTGCCACCGCCCGCACCGGCGACTGA